The stretch of DNA GGAAGTGTTGTTCCTTCGTATCGGTGAGAGTGTCAGGCGCCCGCGGTCTCGAGTTCGGCCTCGATGGCCGCCTCGAGTCGTTCACGGAGCTCGGGCACGGAGATCTTGGCCAGGACCTCGCCGAAGAAGCCGCGGATCACCAGGCGGCGGGCGACGTCCTCGGGGATGCCGCGCGAGCACAGGTAGAACAGCTGCTCGTCGTCGAAGCGACCGGTGGCGCTGGCGTGGCCCGCTCCGACGATCTCGCCGGTCTCGATCTCCAGGTTCGGCACCGAGTCGGCGCGCGCGTTGTCGGTGAGCACCAGGTTGCGGTTGAGCTCGTAGGTGTCGGTGCCCTCGGCCTCCGGACGGATCAGCACGTCGCCGATCCACACCGTGTGCGCCTCGCCGCGCTTGTCACCGGAGGTGTCGCCCTGCAGGGCGCCCTTGTAGGTGACGTGCGAACGGCAGTGCGGCGCCGAGTGGTCGACGAGCAGACGCTGCTCCAGGTGCTGACCCGCGTCGGCGAAGTACAGACCCCACATCTCGGCGTCTCCGCCGGGCCCCCGGTACTGCACGTGCGGGGACAGGCGGACCAGGTCGCCGCCGAGGCTCACCGCGAAGTGGCGGATCGCCGCATCGCGTCCCACGGACACGTGGTGCGCGGTGACGTGGACGGCGTCGTCGGCCCAGTCGTGGACGTTGACGACGGTCAGGTGCGAGCGGTCGCCGACGACGAACTCCACGTTCTCGCCGATCGTGCCGCTGCCGCGCTGGTCGAGGACCACGACGGCCTTGCTGAACGGCTCAGTGCGGATCTGCAGGTGCGTGTAGGCGACCTCGCCCTCGCCGGGACCGTCGAGGGTCACGGTGATCGGGTCGGCGATCTGCGCGTCGCGGGCGACGGTCAGGATCCGGGCCTTGTCGAACGACGAGAAGGCCTGGGCCGCGATGCGGTCGAACGGCACACCGCCCTGTCCCAGTCGTTCGTCGCCGCGCTCGACCAGTTCGACGCTCACACCGTCGGTGACACCGTCGAACTCGTAGTCGACGACCGCAGTGGACGGAGCGGTCCCGTTGTGCAGGCCGCGAAGACGACGGAACGGGGTGAACCGCCACGCCTCCTCGCGCGAGCCGGGCACCTCGAACGCCTCGACGTCGAACGCACTGAACAGCTCGCCCTTGTTGACTGTCACGCCGGACCCGCTCGCGGGGCTCCCCGCGTCGACGACGTCCTTGGCAGCGGTGGTGTCCGCCATCAGCCGACCGATCCTTCCATCTGCAGTTCGATGAGCCGGTTGAGTTCGAGCGCGTACTCCATCGGCAGCTCCTTGGCGATCGGCTCGACGAAGCCGCGCACCACCATGGCCATGGCCTCCTCTTCGGTGAGGCCGCGGCTCATCAGGTAGAACAACTGGTCGTCGCTGACCTTGGAGACCGTCGCCTCGTGGCCCATCGTGACGTCGTCCTCGCGGATGTCGACGTACGGATAGGTGTCGCTGCGGCTGATCTGGTCGACGAGCAGCGCATCGCACTGCACCGTCGAACGGCTGCCGTGCGCGCCCGGGTTGACCTTGATCAGACCGCGATACGACGAGCGGCCGCCGCCGCGCGCCACCGACTTGGAGACGATGTTGCTCGAGGTGTGCGGCGCCAGGTGCACCATCTTGGAGCCGGTGTCCTGGTGCTGGCCCTCGCCCGCGAACGCGACCGAGAGGACCTCGCCCTTGGCGTGCTCTCCGGTGAGCCACACGGCCGGGTACTTCATGGTGACCTTGGAGCCGATGTTGCCGTCGACCCACTCCATGGTGGCGCCCGCTTCGGCCTTGGCACGCTTGGTGACCAGGTTGTAGACGTTGTTCGACCAGTTCTGAATGGTCGTGTAGCGGCAGCGGCCGCCCTTCTTCACGATGATCTCGACCACCGCGGAGTGCAGCGAGTCGGACTTGTAGATCGGTGCGGTGCAGCCCTCGACGTAGTGGACGTACGCGTCCTCGTCGACGATGATCAGGGTCCGCTCGAACTGCCCCATGTTCTCGGTGTTGATGCGGAAGTACGCCTGCAGCGGGATGTCGACGTGCACGCCCGGCGGGACGTAGATGAACGAACCGCCCGACCAGACGGCCGAGTTCAGCGACGAGAACTTGTTGTCGCCCGCGGGGATGACGCTGCCGAAGTACTCCTCGAAGATCTCCGGGTGCTCGCGCAGACCGCTGTCGGTGTCGAGGAAGATGACGCCCTTCTCCTCCAGGTCCTCACGGATCTGGTGGTAGACGACCTCCGACTCGTACTGCGCGGCGACACCGGCGACGAGACGCTGCTTCTCCGCCTCGGGGATGCCGAGCTTGTCGTAGGTGTTCTTGATGTCCTCGGGAAGCTCTTCCCAGCTCTCGGCCTGCTTCTCGGTGGAGCGCACGAAGTACTTGATGTTGTCGAAGTCGATGCCCGACAGGTCGCCGCCCCAACTCGGCATCGGCTGCCGATCGAAGATGCGCAGTGCCTTGAGCCGCTGTTCGAGCATCCACTCGGGCTCGTTCTTCTTGGCCGAGATGTCGCGGACGACATCCTCGGACAGGCCGCGCTTGGCGGACGCGCCTGCATCGTCGCTGTCGGACCAGCCGTAGCCGTAGCGGTCGAAGGAAGCGATGGTCTCTTCCTGGGACAGCTGCGGAGTGGCGGGATCGGTGACCGTCATCGGGGGACCTTTCCATCGGGGGTGTCGGCGACGGCGGGCTGCGGCGTCGCCTTCTTCTCGAGCTCGGTGCCTGATTCGTGCGACGCGGGACGCGCCGAAACGACCGGGACATGGGTGCTGCACACGCAGTCGCCGTTGGCGATCGTGGCGAGCCGTTGCACATGCGTGCCGAGGAGTTCGGTGAACACCGCGGTCTCGGCTTCGCACAGTTCGGGGAACTCGGCGGCGACGTGAGCCACCGGGCAGTGGTGCTGGCACATCTGGACGCCCGCACCGACTTCGCGGATGTCGGCCGAGTAGCCGGCACCGGTGAGCGCGTTCGCGATCTGCTCCACGGTCGCGATGACCGATCCGGACTGCGCGACCGGTTCCACGTCGGCGACGAGTCCGGAGACGCGCTCACGAGCGAACTTCTCGACAGCGGCCTGTCCGGCGACGTCGCGCAGCGACCGGATCGCCGCACCGGCGAGATCGTCGTACGCGTGTCGGAGCTTGCCGCGGCCGGCCGGAGTCAACTGGAACCATTTGGCGGGGCGGCCGCGGCCGCCCTTGTGGAAACCGGCGGGAGCCAGTTCGACGTCGCCGCCGTCGGTGAGGTTGTCGAGGTGACGTCGGACGCCCGCCGGGCTGATGCCCAGCCGTTCGGCGATGTCGCTCGCCGTCATCGGCCCCTCGTCGACCAGCAACGACACGACGGCGGCCCGAGTCTGGCCGTCGGGGCCAGACCCTTCCGCATGCTGTTGCCACAGCAGCCGTTTCGAATCGGTCATGCTTTTCACAACACAAGTGTGACGTAATTGATTCCACGGTTCCAGCAAGGGTGACCTAAGCGGCAGTCGCCCGCGGGCCCCTCCCGCGCGGGGTGCGCCCGCGGGCTGCCGGGACCGCTAGAGTGCTCGTGTGCCCGAACTCCCGCTGATGCGCCGCGGACTCGACTACCTCGGCGTGGCTCGCCCCACCGTCGATCGTGACATCGACCGCACCGGCGAATACGGCAGTTCCCTGGCCCGGATGCACGACGACGAGCCGGAGGTCGGCCCGCTCAACGCGCTCGAGACCGCGAGGCTGCGTCGTATCCAGCTGTTCGGAACCACCGGATCGGTCCTGATCCTGATCGGCTCGCTGGGCACCGGCATGCTCCCCGTCCTGCAGAATCCGATCGTCGGCACCCGGATCCTGTCGCTGCCCTCGCGGATGTACTCGACCGCGCTGACGGTCTCCATCGGCGGGATGATGACGCTGGTCCTCGCGTGGCTCCTGCTGGCCAGGTTCACCATCGGCCGCTTCGGCGTCGAGGTGGCGGAGGGACGCAGTCCGGCGCGCCGGATGTCGCGGAGCCAGCTCTATCAGACGATGGTCATGTGGACGGTTCCGCTGATCATCGCCCCGCCGATCCTGAGCAAGGACGTCTACTCGTACCTCGCCCAGAGCGCCATCGCCTATCGCGGGATGGACCCGTACACCTACAGCCCGATGCGCGGACTCGGCGTCGACCATCCGCTGACCCTGTCGGTACCGAACCTGTGGAAGGACACGCCGGCGCCGTACGGCCCGCTGTTCCTGTGGCTCGGCGAGCACATCACGGCGATCACCGGGGACAACATCACCGTCGCCGTGCTGCTGCACCGGGTGATCGCACTCTGCGGTGTCGCGATGATCGTCTGGGCGCTCCCCCGCCTCGCGCGCCGGTGCGGCGTGTCGAGCGTGGCCGCACTCTGGCTCGGTGCCCTCAACCCGCTGGTGATCCTGCATCTGATCGGCGGCGTCCACAACGAGGCCCTCATGCTCGGCATGATGCTGGTCGGCATGGAGTGGTGCTTCCACGCGATCGACTCGGCCGACCCGCTGCGCAGTCGCGATCGGCCGCTGCCGTCCAGAACCGGCTGGATCCTGCTCGCGGGCGTCGCGATCATCGCGGCGTCGTCGATGGTCAAGGTGTCCTCGATTCTGGCTCTCGGCTTCATCGGCATCCATCTCGCTCGACGGTGGGGCGCCACGCTTCCCGCCTTGCGCAACGCGCCGATACGACGGTGGTGGGAGCGGTCGAAGACCTCGTTCGTGGCCGTGGTGAAGTCGGCCGCGCTCATGTCGGCCGTGACGATCGTGGTGATCGTCGGCGTCTGCGCCGGAACGGGCCTCGGATTCGGATGGACGGGCACCCTGACTACCGGCGGCATCGTCCGCTCGTGGATGTCGATGCCGACCCTGCTCGGCGTCGTCTCGGGCCGGATCGGACTGTGGCTCGGTCTCGGCGAACAGACGCAGGCGATCCTCGACGTCGCACGACCCATCGGCCAACTGGTCGCGGCCGTGCTCGTGGTGCGCTGGCTGCTGGCCTGCCTGTCCGGGCGGGTGCACCCGCTCGGCGCGCTGGGCATCGCCATGACGACGTTCGTCGTCTTCTTCCCCTTCGTTCAGGCCTGGTATCTGCTGTGGGCGATCATCCCGCTCGCGGCCTGGGCCACCACCCGCTGGTTCCGCGTCGGCACCGTCGTGATCTCGGCCGTCATGTCGGTGGTCGTGATGCCGACCAGTTCGGACACTCCGCCGCTCGTCGTCGCCCAAGGCCTGGCGACCGGGATCGTCATGGTCGCGGTGATGGCGATGGTCTTCTTC from Gordonia humi encodes:
- the sufB gene encoding Fe-S cluster assembly protein SufB, whose translation is MTVTDPATPQLSQEETIASFDRYGYGWSDSDDAGASAKRGLSEDVVRDISAKKNEPEWMLEQRLKALRIFDRQPMPSWGGDLSGIDFDNIKYFVRSTEKQAESWEELPEDIKNTYDKLGIPEAEKQRLVAGVAAQYESEVVYHQIREDLEEKGVIFLDTDSGLREHPEIFEEYFGSVIPAGDNKFSSLNSAVWSGGSFIYVPPGVHVDIPLQAYFRINTENMGQFERTLIIVDEDAYVHYVEGCTAPIYKSDSLHSAVVEIIVKKGGRCRYTTIQNWSNNVYNLVTKRAKAEAGATMEWVDGNIGSKVTMKYPAVWLTGEHAKGEVLSVAFAGEGQHQDTGSKMVHLAPHTSSNIVSKSVARGGGRSSYRGLIKVNPGAHGSRSTVQCDALLVDQISRSDTYPYVDIREDDVTMGHEATVSKVSDDQLFYLMSRGLTEEEAMAMVVRGFVEPIAKELPMEYALELNRLIELQMEGSVG
- the mptB gene encoding polyprenol phosphomannose-dependent alpha 1,6 mannosyltransferase MptB, whose product is MRRGLDYLGVARPTVDRDIDRTGEYGSSLARMHDDEPEVGPLNALETARLRRIQLFGTTGSVLILIGSLGTGMLPVLQNPIVGTRILSLPSRMYSTALTVSIGGMMTLVLAWLLLARFTIGRFGVEVAEGRSPARRMSRSQLYQTMVMWTVPLIIAPPILSKDVYSYLAQSAIAYRGMDPYTYSPMRGLGVDHPLTLSVPNLWKDTPAPYGPLFLWLGEHITAITGDNITVAVLLHRVIALCGVAMIVWALPRLARRCGVSSVAALWLGALNPLVILHLIGGVHNEALMLGMMLVGMEWCFHAIDSADPLRSRDRPLPSRTGWILLAGVAIIAASSMVKVSSILALGFIGIHLARRWGATLPALRNAPIRRWWERSKTSFVAVVKSAALMSAVTIVVIVGVCAGTGLGFGWTGTLTTGGIVRSWMSMPTLLGVVSGRIGLWLGLGEQTQAILDVARPIGQLVAAVLVVRWLLACLSGRVHPLGALGIAMTTFVVFFPFVQAWYLLWAIIPLAAWATTRWFRVGTVVISAVMSVVVMPTSSDTPPLVVAQGLATGIVMVAVMAMVFFSGSPLRLRIARRHRSRTR
- a CDS encoding helix-turn-helix transcriptional regulator, producing the protein MTDSKRLLWQQHAEGSGPDGQTRAAVVSLLVDEGPMTASDIAERLGISPAGVRRHLDNLTDGGDVELAPAGFHKGGRGRPAKWFQLTPAGRGKLRHAYDDLAGAAIRSLRDVAGQAAVEKFARERVSGLVADVEPVAQSGSVIATVEQIANALTGAGYSADIREVGAGVQMCQHHCPVAHVAAEFPELCEAETAVFTELLGTHVQRLATIANGDCVCSTHVPVVSARPASHESGTELEKKATPQPAVADTPDGKVPR
- the sufD gene encoding Fe-S cluster assembly protein SufD; the encoded protein is MADTTAAKDVVDAGSPASGSGVTVNKGELFSAFDVEAFEVPGSREEAWRFTPFRRLRGLHNGTAPSTAVVDYEFDGVTDGVSVELVERGDERLGQGGVPFDRIAAQAFSSFDKARILTVARDAQIADPITVTLDGPGEGEVAYTHLQIRTEPFSKAVVVLDQRGSGTIGENVEFVVGDRSHLTVVNVHDWADDAVHVTAHHVSVGRDAAIRHFAVSLGGDLVRLSPHVQYRGPGGDAEMWGLYFADAGQHLEQRLLVDHSAPHCRSHVTYKGALQGDTSGDKRGEAHTVWIGDVLIRPEAEGTDTYELNRNLVLTDNARADSVPNLEIETGEIVGAGHASATGRFDDEQLFYLCSRGIPEDVARRLVIRGFFGEVLAKISVPELRERLEAAIEAELETAGA